Proteins encoded together in one candidate division TA06 bacterium B3_TA06 window:
- a CDS encoding tRNA (adenosine(37)-N6)-dimethylallyltransferase MiaA: MNPRLIPVILGPTGVGKSGVAFELARRYGWEIVSVDSRQCYQLMEIGTAKPTPAMREQVPHHLLDLCPPDHKLSAGEFARHAWELFLNLEKPLAVGGSGFYLRAVFEPLHANLPHNPVIREELETLPTPTLARKLKAEDPVTAERLHPNDRQRLLRALEVCLAARRPYSELIAEPPPDPPVRPFYVGLRLDRAELTRRQQERLEQMMAEGFVEEVRRLRDMGFPKDLYPFNAYGYRELYDYIEGNCSLIEAKQLILKKIRGFIKRQETFFKTLGEIHRVDAHDRQKAIQAVKDILEKHFPHYFE; this comes from the coding sequence ATGAATCCAAGACTCATTCCGGTAATCCTTGGCCCTACAGGTGTTGGCAAGAGTGGGGTGGCGTTCGAGCTTGCACGCCGCTACGGATGGGAGATCGTTTCCGTTGACTCCCGGCAATGTTATCAGCTTATGGAGATAGGCACGGCCAAGCCAACGCCGGCGATGCGCGAGCAGGTTCCCCATCACCTTCTGGACCTCTGCCCGCCTGACCACAAGCTCTCTGCAGGAGAGTTCGCCCGCCACGCCTGGGAACTGTTCTTGAACCTTGAGAAACCCTTGGCTGTAGGCGGTTCAGGATTCTATCTGCGTGCCGTCTTCGAGCCACTGCACGCCAACCTGCCGCACAACCCTGTAATCCGCGAGGAGCTTGAGACCCTGCCCACCCCGACACTTGCAAGAAAACTTAAGGCCGAAGACCCGGTAACCGCCGAGCGTCTGCATCCCAACGACCGGCAGCGGCTGCTGCGTGCGCTTGAGGTCTGCCTTGCCGCCCGAAGACCATACTCCGAACTGATAGCAGAACCCCCGCCCGACCCGCCGGTAAGACCCTTCTACGTGGGTCTTAGGCTGGATAGAGCAGAGCTTACCCGCAGGCAACAAGAGCGTCTTGAGCAGATGATGGCCGAAGGGTTCGTGGAGGAGGTAAGACGCCTGCGGGATATGGGTTTCCCCAAGGACCTGTATCCCTTCAACGCCTACGGCTACCGTGAGCTATACGACTACATCGAGGGCAACTGCTCCTTGATCGAGGCAAAGCAATTGATCCTCAAAAAGATACGTGGCTTTATCAAAAGGCAGGAGACGTTCTTCAAGACCCTTGGCGAGATCCACCGGGTGGATGCTCATGATCGGCAGAAAGCCATCCAGGCGGTTAAGGATATCTTAGAGAAACATTTCCCCCACTACTTTGAGTAA